The Vulcanimicrobium alpinum sequence AGCGCAACGACTTCGCCCAGCGTTACGCGCAGGGGACGCCGATCGCGCTCCACGAGTTTGTCTATCCGGTCGCGGTCGCGTACGACTCGGTCGCGATGCACGTCGACGTCGAACTCGGCGGCTCCGACCAGCTCTTCAACTTGCTGATCAGCCGTCCGTATCAGGTGCATGCGGGACAGCGCCCGGAGATCTGCATCACCGTCCCGCTGCTCGAGGGGATCGACGGCGAGAAGAAGATGTCGAAATCGCTCGGCAACCACATCGGCCTTACCGATGCGCCGAACGATATGTTCGGCAAGACGATGCGCATCCCCGACGCCCTGATCGCGCGCTACGCGCGCCTCGCCGCCTGGCGGAGCGCCGCCGAGGTCGCCGCGCTCGAACGCGGCCTGGCGGCCGGCGAGCGCAGCCCGATGGACGAGAAAAAGCGTATCGCGGAGGAGATCGTCGCGCTCTATCATGGAAGCGACGCCGCCCAAGCGGCCCGTGCGTGGTTCGAAAGGACGATTCAGCGCGGCGAGATTCCGGCCGAGATGCCGGAACTGCCGCTCGACGGGCGAACCAAACTCGTCGACCTCATCGTCGCGGCCGGCTTTGCCGACTCGAAGCGCGCCGCGACGCGGCTGGTCGCCGAAGGGGGCGTGCGCATCGACGGCACGCCCGTCACCGATCCCGCCGCGCGCTGGACCGCCCCGCGCCCGGCCGTCCTGCAGGTCGGCTCACGCAAATTCGTCCGCGTCATCCCGTAGAGGAACACACACCCGCCATGGCTGCCGTCACCTACACCTCCGCCGGAAACATCAACGGCCCGACGTTCACCTGCCCGCGCTGCAATCGCGTTTACGCGTATCCCGTCGACCACGGTGCGCCGGTGCGCTGCGAGTGCGGCTGGTGGTACACGAATCTCGGCCACGGAAAGATCATCGAGGAGTTCCGGCCGCGCATCGGCGGCGCGAAGACGAGCGGACCCGAAAAAGCCGCCGACTAGCTGTCGAGACTACGCGCCTCGTTTACGGGCCGCGGCCCAACGTGAGGCGGGGGTCTCGTAGTTGATGGCCGTGTGCCGGCGGTCCTCGTTGTAGTACCGGAGCCACGCCGGGAGGGCGTCTCGGCGCTCGTCGCTGGTGCGATAAGCGACCGCGTACGCCCACTCGCGCAGCATGGTCTGGATGAAGCGCTCCGCTTTGCCGTTCCAACGCGGCGTGTAGGGCGGCGTGAAAATGTGTCGCGCACCGATCGACCTCATCATTGACTCGAACGCGTTCGAGCTGAACACTTTGCCGTTGTCAGTCATGACTCGTTCGATTCGCACGCCGTCGACTACTAAATCTAGCTACTATGTGATCTGACAGTCGTACGATCTTGCGGTAGTGTCAGAGAGGTTGGGTTTCAGTCTAAGCGATCTGTTTCTCTTTCGCAAGGGAGACACTGTCGACGAATGTCTGCATCGGCGTCTTGCCGTAGCACCAGCGTCCTTGATGCGGACGCTGCGTGTTGTACTCCTCGGTCCACGCATCGAGGTCCCGCTGCAGTTGCTCGAGCGACGTGTAGATCGTCTTGCGAAACGCGATCCGATAAAACTCATCAAGCATCGTTTTGTGAAAACGCTCGACGATGCCGTTGGTCTGCGGATGGCGTGCCTTCGTTCGGGTGTGGTCGATGTCTTCGATCGCCAGGTAGAGCTCGTACGGATGTCCCTCACGCCCGCAAAACTCCGTGCCGCGGTCGGTCAGGATCCGTTGCAACGTAATCCCGTACTCTTCGTATAGCGGTAACACGCGATCGTTGAGCAGGTCGGCCGCAGTGATTGGTGTCTTGTCCAAATAGAGCTTCGCGACGCCCACCTTCGAGTAGGTGTCGATGAAGGTCTGCTGGTAGATGCGGCCGACGCCCTTCATCGTCCCAACGAAGAAGGTGTCCTGCGCGCCGCAGTAGCCGGGGCACTCACTCTCGAACTCGCCGTGCGCTTCTTTCTCGAGCTTGGCACGCTCCAGCGCCACGACTTGCGCCTCAGTCAGGACGAGCCCATCTTGGGCGCTCTTTGCTTCCAGCGCTTTGAGCCGTTTCTTCATCGTCTCAAGATCGTGTCGCAGCCACACCCCGCGAAGTCCCGCCGGCGACATACGCATCCCACGCTTGGCGAGCTCGTTCGCTGCGCGCACTCCCCATGTGTCAGGATGATGTGGTACCAGCTCCCTCGGAAAAGTTCTGTTAAGCTGGGGCTGTCAGGAGCATACCATGAACCCACCCTCAAACGGTTCGCCGCCGTCGATTGAGCGTCGGCTCTCGATTGTCGAGACGCCGGTTCAGCGGCCGACGCGACGTCGCTTCTCGGTCGCCGAAAAGGCGCGTATTGTGAACGATGCTGATGCCTGCGAGTCGGGTACGGTCGGTGCGTTCTTGCGCCGCGAAGGCATCTACTCTTCGCAGCTGTACGCATGGCGCAAGGAGCGCGATCGCGGCGATTACGATCCAAAGGAAATTAAGGCCCGAGCTCTCGATCGTAAGGAAGCCGAATCGCTCAAGAAAACGAACCACGAGCAAGACATTGAGATACGCAGGTTGCAACGCAAGATCGCGCGCTTGGAGCTTCTCGAAGACATCCGAAAAAAAGCAGCGGGGCTCTTGAACATCGAGTACAAGAGCCCCGAGTTCGACGACCTGGACGACTGATCGATGTTGCGCTCGAGCTGTGCGCAACGGCACCCGAACGCGCGACGTGCCTTGCGCTCGGCGTGAGCCGCTCGACGTTACGTCGGCGGCGCAAACCCGCAGGCGAGCGCGCGCTGCTCAAGACGATCGCGCGCCGCAACGCATTGAGCGAAGCCGAGCGCCGGTATGTCGCGGCGGTGTTGTGCTGCGAGCGATTTGCAGACCTTGCCGTGCCGCAAGTCTTCACGCGCCTGCTCGACGAGGGAACGTATCTGTGTTCGGTAAGCACGATGTATCGCATCCTACGAGCAAACGCGCAAGTCCGCGAACGGCGGCGTCTTGCGCGCCATCCCGCGCATGAGAAGCCACGCCTGGTTGCTAACGCGCCGCGACAAGTCTTGACGTGGGATATCACCAAGTTGCCGAGTTCCGTCAAGGGCGTGTACTTTTCGTTGCTCGTGATGATCGACATCTTCAGCCGATACGTCGTCGGCTGGACCATCGTGCGGCGTGCCAACGCCGAGATCGCGGCGGAATTCATTCGTGCGACGCTCCTGCGCGAAGGAATCGAGCCGCGACAAGCCGTCGTTCACAGCGATCGCGGAACCGAGATGACCGCGCAGCCAGTGTGTGATCTTCTCGACAAGATGGGCGTCGCGCGATCCTATAGCCGCCCGCGCGTGAGCGACGACAATCCGTTCATCGAATCGTCGTTCAAGACGCTGAAGTACCAGCCGACGTTTCCATCGGCGTTCGGATCGCTTGAGGACTCGTACGCGTTCTGCTCGCCGTACTTTATGTGGTACAACAACGAGCATCGCCATTCGGGAATTGCGATGTTGACGCCGGCGGCGGTACACTTCGATCAGGGCGAAGCCATCCTCGCCGCGCGTCACAAGACGATGATCGCTGCTTATGCGTTGCAGCCGCATCGCTTTGCCGCTGGCGCGCCAAAACTCGCAACAATTCCGAGCCAAGTCTGGATCAACGAGTCGAAGGCTGCCGACATCGCCGCATGACCAAGATGCTCACAAACTCCCGCAACCTGCTGGTATCAAATTACTTGACAAGTTCCGACTTGACCGTACGCAGGGAACTCGATCGCAAGATCGACAATCGCATCCTCGACTTCGGGAGCAATGCGGTTCTTGAGGTTCGGCTTTCGCTTGGTGATCTCGGCCAAGGCTAGATCGCCGCCCGTCTCGTAGAGGTCTTTGAAACGGTAGAAGCTATCACGGCTGTAACCCATCACGCGGCAGGCTTCAGTCACATTTCCGAGCTGCTTGCCGAGCTGGAGTAGGCCCACTTTCGCCTTGATGACTTTTCGGTCGCTGTTCATGGATGGCTCCTCAGGAGGATTCACCACCGGTATTCGACAACCGTCAGATCAAATCCTGACTTCTACACATAAAGAATCGCGAGCCGCCGCAAGAAGTCTGCGGCCGAGGTCGCGTCTTCCCGCGTGTATACGCGTGTTTCAGTCCGGCGGCTGGCATCGTCGACCGCGACAAAGATGACGTCGTAGCCGACGTGCCTGGAGCACTTCGTGCGATCGCCGTGGATGCGGTGCCCCACGCGCTCAAATCGTGCGATCTTCTTGATGTCAATGTGAACGAGCTCGCCGGGTCGGCGATACTCATAACGCTGCGTAAAGCGGGCCGGCTCGAGGTCGCGCAGACGCGCGATGTTGAGCCGCTTGAGTACCTTGATGACCGTCGAGCGCGCCATCGACAGTGCTTCGGCGATTTGCCAACCGAGTAGCCGGCGAGTGCGGCGAAGCCGGTCGATCTGCCGTTCAACCGCCTTTCGGACGCGCGTCGGAAAGCGAATTGCAACGGGTCGCCGATCGCGCAGACCAGACTCTCCGGCCTGCGCAAAGCGGGCAAGCCACTTGTACACCGTCGGCCGGCTGATCTTGAAGCGCCGAGCCACCGCGGCAACGGCCTCACCGGCCTGAACCAAAGCGACAATTTCCCGCCGGATAAGGGGCGTCGTGCGGGCCTGAGGGTGCATAATCACAGGGCTGACCTCCGGAGAAGTAGGCGTCGAACACCCACCTCTTCGGGGTCAGTCCCTGTCAACGATGCGCGTGGTCTCTACAGCTAGGGAGGGGCCGCGCAGCCCAGCCGTTCGTCGCGCTCGTCGAGTTCGATCGTGCAGCGCGACCACATGCCGGCGCCGACGTGCGCGGTCGTCTGCGTGCGATTGACGGTTGCCCGCGTCGCTCCGAGTGCGAGCGGGCCGATGCGCACCTGCGGGATCGTCACGATGAACGCGTCGTTGCCGCCCGCGACACCCTGCGCCTGAACGCGCACGGCGAGGGGCCATTGCGGGCCGCGGCGATAGTCGGCGTACCCGAGCGAGACGATCGCCGCGTCGCCGGTATCGAGGAGCGCGCGGACCGGCGCGCCGTCGAACGACGCGTCCACGAGCGGGACGTTGCCGTCGAAGCGCAGGGGGACGATCTCTCCGGCGGCGACGCGCTGCGGCGCGGTGATGCGCACCCGTCGCCGCGCGCGGTCGATCGCGACGTGCACGCGCGCGAGCAGATCGGCGCCGACGACGACGTCGAAGCGCTCCTGCGCGACCGCGGGGATCACGGCCAGCCGCAGGCGCTCGAACGCCGCCGCGCCGGCCGCCAGGCGCGGCGCGTCGACGAAACCGGTCACGAAGCGCGAGAACCCGGCGATCTCCAGTTCGCCGCGAGGTTCGAGGCCCAGCGCCTCGGCGAAGTTGAGCGTCAGCGCGCTCGGCGTCGCGCCGGAATCGAGCAGGCAGCGCGCGTCCCGTCCGCCGAGCGTGCACGGCACGATCGGGACGCGGTCGGAGAGGAGCGGGACGGTCCCCTCGCCGGCAAACGCCGCCGGGGCTCCGTCCGGCGGGTCGAGCGGTTCGGGGACGGTCTCGACGCGCGCGTAGGAGCCGGTCTGCAGGCCGCTTCGCTCGAGCGCGAAGGCGGCGCTCCCCGCATGCCCGGTGCGGCTGAACCGCTCCAGGACGGCCCCGCTCGCGTCGGTGACCGTGCGCAGGGCGCGGGTCGCGGGGTCGATGCTGACGACGAGCGGCGCGCCGTCGGCGGCGCGAACCCGCCAGGTCCCGCCCCCGGCCGGCTCGGCCGTGCCGCCGCCGGCTCGGAACGCCGGCTCCGCGAACGCCAGCGACGCGATCGCGGCGAGCGTGCGGCGCGCAGGCAGATCCGCGGTATCGACCGGAAGTGCGACGTCGTTCAGGCCGAACGCCCACAGCCGCCGGCCGTCG is a genomic window containing:
- the tyrS gene encoding tyrosine--tRNA ligase yields the protein MTTTKTARERAEFLTDGCDHVETLAELTERIATGAPLRVYLGLDPTSADLHIGHAVVLRLLQRFVDDGHDVILLIGDFTARIGDPSGRNALRPPLSTEQIEANMQTYAAQAGKVLDMSRVTLKYNSEWLSKLTFADLYKLLSQTTVAQMLERNDFAQRYAQGTPIALHEFVYPVAVAYDSVAMHVDVELGGSDQLFNLLISRPYQVHAGQRPEICITVPLLEGIDGEKKMSKSLGNHIGLTDAPNDMFGKTMRIPDALIARYARLAAWRSAAEVAALERGLAAGERSPMDEKKRIAEEIVALYHGSDAAQAARAWFERTIQRGEIPAEMPELPLDGRTKLVDLIVAAGFADSKRAATRLVAEGGVRIDGTPVTDPAARWTAPRPAVLQVGSRKFVRVIP
- a CDS encoding integrase core domain-containing protein, with the protein product MTDNGKVFSSNAFESMMRSIGARHIFTPPYTPRWNGKAERFIQTMLREWAYAVAYRTSDERRDALPAWLRYYNEDRRHTAINYETPASRWAAARKRGA
- a CDS encoding transposase gives rise to the protein MNPPSNGSPPSIERRLSIVETPVQRPTRRRFSVAEKARIVNDADACESGTVGAFLRREGIYSSQLYAWRKERDRGDYDPKEIKARALDRKEAESLKKTNHEQDIEIRRLQRKIARLELLEDIRKKAAGLLNIEYKSPEFDDLDD
- a CDS encoding IS3 family transposase, giving the protein MCATAPERATCLALGVSRSTLRRRRKPAGERALLKTIARRNALSEAERRYVAAVLCCERFADLAVPQVFTRLLDEGTYLCSVSTMYRILRANAQVRERRRLARHPAHEKPRLVANAPRQVLTWDITKLPSSVKGVYFSLLVMIDIFSRYVVGWTIVRRANAEIAAEFIRATLLREGIEPRQAVVHSDRGTEMTAQPVCDLLDKMGVARSYSRPRVSDDNPFIESSFKTLKYQPTFPSAFGSLEDSYAFCSPYFMWYNNEHRHSGIAMLTPAAVHFDQGEAILAARHKTMIAAYALQPHRFAAGAPKLATIPSQVWINESKAADIAA
- a CDS encoding helix-turn-helix domain-containing protein, with amino-acid sequence MHPQARTTPLIRREIVALVQAGEAVAAVARRFKISRPTVYKWLARFAQAGESGLRDRRPVAIRFPTRVRKAVERQIDRLRRTRRLLGWQIAEALSMARSTVIKVLKRLNIARLRDLEPARFTQRYEYRRPGELVHIDIKKIARFERVGHRIHGDRTKCSRHVGYDVIFVAVDDASRRTETRVYTREDATSAADFLRRLAILYV
- a CDS encoding pepsin/retropepsin-like aspartic protease family protein, whose translation is MRVLALPAALTIAAAAPPDPLAAIAAANGHPALVHLRAVADSTLEGRRQRLTLDQFGPLQLERRCIADACSGSWFDGRRLWAFGLNDVALPVDTADLPARRTLAAIASLAFAEPAFRAGGGTAEPAGGGTWRVRAADGAPLVVSIDPATRALRTVTDASGAVLERFSRTGHAGSAAFALERSGLQTGSYARVETVPEPLDPPDGAPAAFAGEGTVPLLSDRVPIVPCTLGGRDARCLLDSGATPSALTLNFAEALGLEPRGELEIAGFSRFVTGFVDAPRLAAGAAAFERLRLAVIPAVAQERFDVVVGADLLARVHVAIDRARRRVRITAPQRVAAGEIVPLRFDGNVPLVDASFDGAPVRALLDTGDAAIVSLGYADYRRGPQWPLAVRVQAQGVAGGNDAFIVTIPQVRIGPLALGATRATVNRTQTTAHVGAGMWSRCTIELDERDERLGCAAPP